The Engystomops pustulosus chromosome 3, aEngPut4.maternal, whole genome shotgun sequence region AATATACATTTATACTTTCTGTTATATATAATACCAACCGActgctatataatacatatgtatAATGCAACTGTACTGCATATATGATACTTTGGCATCCACACACCTTTATACTATActttatatcctgtatatagatagaCCCATATATCATTGTGCACTAGGTCTGACTCGCATGCCGATGACTGAAGAACAGACTGCCCGAAATGGGAACACAGGCCGGGATGGGATTGCGCACCAAAATTTTCAATTACTCAAGGGGCCGTCGTAATGTATGGCAGCTGGGGAATAGTGGGGTCATAAAACTGGCAACACCAGTGGTAATAATATTATTGAAGTGAGAGGGGGAGTGGGTCTTAGATTAGATTTAGGTTTTCTTCTTTAACACGCCGAAATTTCATTATAAACGtgctaaaaataaattaataggaACAAGCAACTAGTGAGAATTGTTGAGTAAACGGGCTCTCAATGGGGACATGTCTGGACTCGGTGACTATGATGGTGTGAACAGTACATATTGTAGTACTTCTAAAACTTCCGCCATTTACATAAATACTATCATTTATCCTACCTCTTTATCTTCCTCTATATATAACAGCTCTGCCTGTATGTACATTCTGTATTATTGTGATTATTGTTACTCAGGATATATTGTGGTGGTTGTATGTTATTTCCACAGGACAGTGGTGATGTTTGGGCATCAAGATGATGAGAGTGATTTGCTTTCTATCAGACAATTATTATTGTTTATAGGTGAAGACGCTCAGGAGAAGGGAGACAAATTCATCCACGACAGAGACATTACCTGGCTTCAGCAGGCGGATGTGGTGGTAGCGGAGGTGACGCAGCCATCACTCGGGGTTGGATATGAGTTGGGGCGTGCAGTGGCTATGAACAAAAAAATGTTGTGTCTTTTCCGAGTGTCCAGTGGACGAGGTGAGACCTTGTTAGGTGACTTTTTGTCAGCTCTCCAATGTTTGCTACCTCCTGTTGATCTTAGACATAGTGCAGTAATCATTGGGTGACTGATTTTGATCGTCACCATACCAGCATAGTACAGTGACACCCCTGCCATATTGCTCAGACGCTGTTGTGTGACCTCCTTTCCTTACCTTGCAGTGCTCTCGGCCATGATTCGAGGGGCTGATAATGGACACTCAGTACTGGTCAGAGATTATGAGCCCCAGGATGTGGAGGGAATTCTTCATGAATACTTCACGGTTACATTCCCATCACTGTGATGCTGGCATTATTCATCTCTGTAATAAATGTTTTGTATCcggctgctgatttttttttttttttttttaatctgtggaGGAGGCTGTCGGCCGGTACCATTATCAGTCCAACTTGTTGTGGGTAAATATTTAATGGGTCAAGGGTTCCATTATCTGATTTGTTCATATGATCAAAGTGTGTGGAGATTTAGCAATGGCAACTGGTAATAAAATAATTGTTCCAAATGGGGCTTCCAAatatggaggaggagatgggtAAAGGTATTTGGACACAAATTATATTGATCCACTCCTTCAAAAGTCATGTGATCGAAAGCCTTGCTACATCATAAGACCAATGGGCATTTCcggcaagcaaaaaaaaaaaaaaggtccatgACCAGTGTTCaacctttgcaaaaaaaaaaattcctggggGAAGAACTTTTGTTTAAGCCTGGGATCTTCCAATTCCATAGGCATCTCTATGGGGCTTTGAGTTTGGCCAAGAGAGATGTCTACTAAGACTTTTttgtatgttgtcagtagcagcaggactgtttaaTATGTATTTATACACTGGGATTGTATTTTCCTGAATTGTACTGGGGTTAtgtcctcaaactgctgtgctgTATGCCTTGTGTGGGTATTGCcctttgagagatgtgtaatcatacctttgtgtatattgttagtagaagTAGGGCCATAAGCAGTGTCCATTCACCGAATTCCAGCTACCTCATGGACTGACCATGTGTCTTTGTAGCCTAATTCCTGACATCTGGCTTCCTGCAAAGAACATTGCCCACCTCCATGGTCACCGGGCTTGCATACTGTAACCATATTACAAGGAGCTTGGATCGTGCTCATCTTTCTTTAGAGGGGATTATTGGGTAACTCTAGAGCCTACTCTTTCAAATATAGCAGAACGTACCACACTCACATGTGTAATAAGTCACATAGGAAGGCAAGACTTATCCAGAAGATTGTATGTACACCACCATATGTAGTATTTAGTTAGATACAATACTCTCAAAAAGTTAGGTATTTTTGGCTTCCGGGCAAAATTTAGAGAAAAGGTAGAAGGTTCACAATGTGcattaaaaacacattaaagTAGAATCATACAATGTTAATTTCCTGATTTCGAACAATTTTCTGAAACAAAAGCCAACGACAgtggcaaaaaaatataaatgtctcaaaaatttgtCATGTGGCCTTGAGCAACAGCTTGACAACTATGTCTTGTGCTGTTCAGAAGTTGACTATTTGAGGCATGGCATCCTACTCTTCTTCAAGAGCAGTCCTAAGTTCATTTCAGTTCTGGGGTTACGAGCCAAAACAACTCGGCTGTTGTCATAGGTTTTCACTGGGATTCATGTATGGAGAAAGTGCAGGCCTCTCCTTGTGAGGTCCTCAGTCACCAGCAGCTGTTCCCTAATGATGGGACTTCTATGAGCTGGCACATGTTGTCCATGAAAAGTAAATTAGGTCTGTGGTCATGCAGACGCATAATGACTGTTCTTCAAGTTATGTTGGCTTATCAATCTACTATTCACAAAGTGTAGGGCAGTTCGATATTGATTGGAGACGCCTGCCCACACTGTAATGCCACTACCACCAAAGGCTTCTCTGGTAACTGCAGTGGCAGATGCATATCACTCTTCTTGGCGTCTCCAACAATGTTGGCTGCCATCATTTCAGCTTAGCGTGAATCGACTTGCAACAGTGAACAGCTCTGAGACCCACTGGTACCTGATTCAGTGTAGATAACTGGTGGTAGGTTCAGGTCCCATTGCATGTCATCTAGTGAGCAGACCATGCTGATGTAAAATGTTTTGAATGGTCTGACGTGACACTCCGGTCGCCTCTCACCTTCTTTAAACGTTCCTGGAGTTGTGTAGCATTCGTCAGCCTGGTCAACAGGGAATTGTTCACGTTAAACGATCATCTGTGTGGAATGTAGTTATAAGATGTCCTCTTCCATGTCTCTCTAACTCTTCCAGTATTTTTCTATCCCTGGTATAACCTGCTCACTATTCTCGAAGCTCAGCGACCACTTCCATCAGTACGTCGTCAATCTGCTTGCAGCCTTGCAATGGGAAGGTACCGATGATCAATTGCTTGGTGTCGTCTTGGTCTCCGGATGTcaaaatgtgaacagcatgatgaggaggccTGTTTAAATACCTATTGTAATTGAACTAGGTAATTCATTGGATAATTCATGGATAAAACACATCTTTACCTTTTGCTGTTAAGCTCATTGTTAAATAATAGCAAATTGTGCAAAAGCTGATGAAACATTGTATAGCTGGACGTGTGCAATGACATCAAGTCGTAGGACACTTTAGTTTCATCCCAAAATTTCACCCTCAAGCCCCCAATATCCTTAAATTTCTGAGAGTGGTGTATGTAGAATAAGTCACATAACACAATGAGACTCATCTGAAAGAGTGTGTGTACACCATATGTATTGACAGAACTATCCAGTACTCCTTTGAACTCTTACTTGCAGTATATTGGAGATTGGTGGGGTATATTTTTGGACTGCTACTAATTGAACTTTATTGGTCAGATAATCTTCTTCCACAATTGCTGGCATGGAATGTCTTTTTGGATCATCTGCCCCATCAGTGCCCCCCACTCCCCCACTGAATCCCTGTTAATAGCTGACAATTACTTGATTGCACATTGCTGGGGGAAACTCTTGTAATTGGACTTGTACTTGATAGATTTGCAAGTACACGAGTCATCAGGTTAAAGTATATTGACAGTTTGTGGAGTTGTCTCCTCCCCGACCACACTTGCTTACAATCTCTGCTCCTCATTTACACATAACCAAACAACAACAGATCAAAGTAACTTAACAGCTTAGCTGCAACTTTAATAAACAAGCTCAACAGATTTTCTGAGGAAGCTGCAGATATTTCCGGCTGCGCTGCCTCTTGACAACCTTTACCCGCCAGAGGCGCCAACCCTCCCCTTACGATTAACAGTGGGGTGTCACAATGAGACTGAAAATAAACAGGATTAATAAAAATAACTCTTAATTATAAATATAAAGGTTTATAGAATTCCAGCTCCGTCATTCGGACCGGAGGCAATCAGTAAATTTTACGGAATTAGCCGTGCACCGCTCCATGTGATCACCATCCAGGCACATGGGAGGAGGGGCGCATGGTGAAACATAACGATTGGCTTTTATGTGAGCGCCCCACCACTGAAATGAAAGGAAGGGGTTACTTGTAGACCTCTCCATCATAATCCTCAAAGATGAAAGAGTCCGGATCCAAGTTTTCTGAATCATCGTCTTCATCGTACGTGAATTCGTCCTCGTCCAATTCAGCGTCGTATTCTACATTCCACTCGGGAACATAATCCGGGACATAATCTTCATCCTCCTCTTCATCGTCATCTTCGTCGTCATCGTCCTGCTCGCCCGCCGTATCCACAGAGTCTGAGGCATCATCGATATTACTGAGAAGGTGTAAAGGCATTATAAGACATGCAGTACTTCACGCTCCTCGGGAAGGAAGAAGCTGCTATCTTCCCTTTAAGGGGGGTAAATCTATCATGTACTGTGCAGTCAAATTGAACCAGGTACACCTAGGACGAGTACACCTAAAAGAACAGGAACTTTTGGAGACTTGGAGTTGACTGGAGTCTATTAGGAATGCAGGGACCATGGACATATCAATATAACTTTGCCAAAGGAAGATGAGGGGGAGTATACAATAAGAACTGGATCTAAGTAACTTACTCTGTTGCTCCAAGGAACCCCGCCATGTCCGCCACATTCTGAGCTTTCGTTCCATTCTCGTTAGAATCCGAAAGGAATCCAACACAGAAGTCCTGGAAAAGGTCAAAAGTGTAAAAGTATAGCCACATTCATCAGTTCATGTTCAAttctgtccctcactgtgtgttaCACAGCCCTATCCATCTCTATACATTGAAAATCTGCAGCATAGCCCTGTGCATCGCATGTTACACCCCAGGAGGATAGCTCTGTCTACACACTACACCCCAAAATAATAGTTTCTTCCATCTCTCCAAATTACAACCCAAGAGCATAGGTCATTTCATGTTTAAATGTTACACCCTAAGAGGATACCCCTGTGCTTTGTTACTCATTCCAATCCAGAAAGATAGCCCTGTTTATTACAACTTGCTGCACTCTAGTAGAATCCACATCTAAACATTTCCCCTTGGATAATAATCCTATTTACATTTAAAGGATAGACAGTACAGAAGAATATGCCCACAGTATTGACTACTGCTGTGTAGGTTCACCTGGGTGGAGTGTTGTAGGATGCCATTCAGACGCTCCTGGACCCTTCTGGCCAGTTCTAGTGCGCTGTTGTACTTGTCAGGACTAAGGAGCCTTACAGAGCAGGCAAGATCCTCGCTTTGGAGAAGGCTGTACTCTGAAATAGAGAGACAGAGAGGGGTACTGACAACCTATCATCAAGAATGGATAATTCAATCGACCCCTCTCCACAACAAGGACAATCCCAATGTCTACAGCCACCGCACACGGTACTTTCTCACCAAGTAGAATCTGAAGAGCGTTCACATGGAACTCCAGGTTTTCTGTCTGTGATTCCAGGACATCGAGCCGCTCTGAATCCTgattataataactgtatacacaaGAATACCCGAGAACCTGCAAGACAACAAAGCTATACCCAGAAGAACAGGATTAGGGCAAATGCCCCCTATAGGTCATAGGCGATCTTCCCTCCTACCTTACGACTCATTTCCAGCACTCTGCAGGCAGTTATGAGGAGGCTTAATGTACGCAGCGGAGGCTCCTCATTAAGGACACATAGGCGATTCCTCAAAGACACAGCAAAATCCTGCAGAGAATGAAATCATAATGATGCAGGATGTGTATGGCCATCCTCAGCCAGTTtcatttgggtactgtgtggcggCATTATTGCCTCTGTGACAAACCACTGATATTGTCCCATATTGTCACATAGAAGGCTTGCTAACTGTTCCCTGGGGTCACCACCTACCTTGGACTGATGTTGGAATGTGCATTTTTCATTATAGTCCTGGAACCTCTTCTCCTGGCGCGCGGCTTTACTAACCTGTCCCAAGACCCAAGAAAAAGCACATAATCATCACTGGCTGTGTTGAGATAGCACTGaccccacaataagaggggagaaAGCTGTACATCCCACAGAGACTCACAGCTTCTGCCTATAATACAGTCACAGGACAGAGTGACTTATACTCACCATAGCGGAGCAATTGTAATAATCTTTGTGGGTGGGTTTCCAGGGCTTTAGGCAGCGCCAGCAAAATCCATGGTTACATTTGGCACAAGTCATACTATAGGGGGAGAAAAAGGTCAAATGAGACTTTGGAAAAGATGTGGAAAGAGGTTTACAATGGCCACAGGCTATCACTTACTGCAGGCAGCCCTCATTCTTCTCGATAGGAGCTTGGCAACTGGGGCAATGCTTGGAAATGAGCTTGGTCAAGTGTTTGCTCTGTGCTTCCAAGGTCATCCCCTCGTAGAATCCTCCATCATCCATCCACTGAGACATATGGCTACAGCTGGCCGGGTAATGGGCCTGAGAAGAACACAATAAGCCAGTGAGGTTCTTACAGTCTACAATATTTAAACATAAAGGTCATTTTGAATGGGACTCACCTCAGGAAAACTGCAGTTGAAGCACGACATCCAGGAGCACTTGGCACAGGCGGCTCCATTCCCTAACCCTTCCTTGCACAAGATGCGGTCACAGCCTTGAGGGTTCGTACACCAAGTCAggttggaacaactttccacaaaGCCACGTAACAAAGATTTCTCATACTACAGGAGAGCGCACACAAAAGACATCTGCGGTCATGTATATATACGTATATGGTTAAAAGTGACCCTCAACAGTACTAGTCATTACCTTCTTTATCACATCCTTTGAGGAAATGATCTTCCTGATGAAGTCAGAGGTCGGCTGTGCCAGGCAGTCAGAGGTGGGACATGTGCAGGTCAGAACCAGGTTCTGCTCAATGCGGGTGGTCAAATATTCATTCCAGCAATTCTGGGGAAAACCAATGACAACATTAAGAAAAGACTTGGAGTGGACAGACTGCAATACTAGATCTCAACAGCTACCAGGGTGAAGCAGAACAATTATCTCAATATAGTGCATAAAACACATCTAGCGATGGGGGACGAGGAGTCCTACATCAGGGTCATTACAGTTTCCAGGGTGGAGACTGACTCACCTTGCAGCAGTAATGCTTGCAGCACAGAGATGGCGGCTTGTCTAGTGGGCTAAGGGGGTTCACACACACTGGACACGAAGGCTGTGGGCTCTCAGGCTGGTGAGGCTCTAACACCGCTAGTCCAGAAGCAATAAGAAGACCCTCGGGGTCCTCGGTATATCGCTGTAGAAGCTGGTCCGTGTTCCATTTACAGTGGATAAGAAGGTGCTGTGCTACATCCAGGGTCACGCTAAGAGTATCAGACACTTGCTCAACCATCTGACACATCAGAGCCCAGGCCTCTTCCTGACTGAGGGTACGTCCCATGGGCAGAAGAACGGATTCCAAGACTGCCTTCTCCACCGCTCCCccgcagctaaaataacacagtaATGACCTGTGTGAATACCCCCGACCAGCAAAGAACAACCACCACCGGACGTGATGAGCGTTACAAACATAATACAGGGGCCGACCACACAGCTCCTACCTGGGGGGCTTAGCGACTACCTCCGGTTTCTTTTTATCTGAGCTCTGGAGGCTAATATGTGCCTTGCCTTTCTGTGGGGTGGATGGTTCCTGGGAAAGGTACTCAATAATGTGAGGACTGTCATCACTGCGTCGGGCATAGCCCTGACTGATGAGGTACATGATGCAGGACAAAACATCCGTATGACTGCAGCTGAAACTAAGGAACTTCAGATTCTTCCCGAAATCCAACTTCTGGCATGACTCAATTACCTGGAAAAAAAGCAGAGTCCATTGTAATGGGGAGATCCGATACTGTCATTCTGGACACAATCGGGGCTGATAGATTGAATGTGGGTATGGCTGGGAGAAGAGGAGCTGACACTTCATTGCGCTGAAGCTGCAAAATGGTGCTCAAAAGGTGTATTCCATCAATGGAAGTAGAATCCCACCCCCCAGACATGCAGTAGTTCCTTTACCATTCCCGAAGGGCATACTTACTCGGAATACCAGGTTGTCGATATGAAGTTCCTTCTCGACCTTCATGATCTGGGTGATAAGACACAGGATGATGTTCCTCTTCTTCTCCATTGTCCgaccctcatcctcctccacattCAAGTATGTCTGTGCGGGGAGTAATGCAAGAACTTTTCCTGTTCCTCGTTTCACTGAGCCGCCATCATTCACACATAGGAACCCTGAAATGTCAAGATCCTCGATCATTGAGAACAGATCTTCACACATAAGGATAACATGAAATCCCAGAAGACCCGAAGTCAAAGGAAGGAAGGAGAACATCTTACCATTGTCCCTGTACGCTAGGATGCTGCCCGGAGCAGTCAGAGGTGCGAGAGCCTGGCTTACTAATGGCTTAGCCACCCCTGTAGATTGAATAATGGTTTCTTCCTGGACCTCCTAGCAGATAAAAGGAAAACTGTCAGCAAGGAGGGACATATACACACCAAGAAAGACGAGAGTCTAATGGAGCAGTTACTTTGTGTTGCTTGCTATTGATTCAGAATGTTTTACTTTATATGCAGAGGGTAGCAGATCAAAGTTTGAAGCATATCACCCAGACCATCTCTTATCAGGGGGCGTCAAGTAGAACTTTGGCTCCTTCTCCCTCCATACTGAGCAGTCAACGAGACCACCATCATGGGAGGTGAATTATAAAAACCACTGAAACCCTCCGCTAATCCCGCGATGGAGCCGGCATCTTATGTAGCAAGTCAACTTTTACAGAACTTTTGCATAATCAAAAGAACAAGTGACTATATGAAATTTTGAATATAGGACACCTTATGAATTTGGTGTTCAAGACAAGATTGGAAGCTCACTGAGGTCTCAGATTGGCCCTCCCTCATCTCCCTAATGATCCACTCTTCTCAGATTTGGTCTAAAATAGTCAACATTCACTTCTGTGTACCATTTACTTCCCAGGATGAGGAAAATTCCAGTTTTCTGTCCAAAAGATGTACTATGCAAACTATCTAACTTAGTTCGTAGATCTGTGCTACTTCACCTTCAAACACCCATTCACTATAGACCCTACAAAAACGTCTACATCACCCAGGGCTCCCTTCAGCATGCCTTTTAAGAAATACAAGCTCTGTCGAAGACTACTCCACCTGTGATATCTCATCTGCTGGACACTAAGATCCTGAAAGTGAGAGACCCCCACCAAGACCCTAATTAATGTGAGGTGCTGGGTGCTATTGTAGATGGGCACACACACAACCATAGTACATACAGACTCAAGCAATGTTCTCCTACACTCCATGGATGAAAGTGATTGTAGAGCTCACCTTGTGCTGGTTGAAAAGAAGCAAAATGAACATCTGCAGGGTGGAGACTCGGAGCATCAGGTCTCCATATTGTACCTCAGCGTTCCCCAACCAAGTCCACTGTAACCGCCGAGACTGAGAGAGGTccgaccccagagctgcctgacCTGAGGGGAGCacacaagatgatcagtacatatactgaggagaggacacaagatgatcagtacatatactgaggGGAGCacacaagatgatcagtacatatactgaggagaggacacaagatgatcagtacatatactgaggagaagacacaagatgatcagtacatatactgaggagaggacacaagatgatcagtacatatactgaggagaggacacaagatgatcagtacatatactgaggagaggacacaagatgatcagtacatatactgaggagaggacacaagatgatcagtacatatactgaggagaggacacaagatgatcagtacatatactgaggagaggacacaagatgatcagtacatatactgaggagaagacacaagatgatcagtacatatactgaggagaagacacaagatgatcagtacatatactgaggagaggacacaaggagATTTTCAGTACAGATACTAATCAAGGAGTCTTACTCTTTGTATAGAAGTCAGTGAATTGCAGCAGGGGGGTGCTGAGGGTCTCTGGGAAATACTTGGAGGGATTGTCCAGGTAGCAGAGGGAGGATATAGCCCAGCATCGAGGAGAAAGCACAGCAATCTGGACCTCTGTATCCTCCACGTTCTCATCACGGAGTCCTGAGCTCTCCTCCATCACCTGGAGACaaaagagaagaggagaagaagtcGTCATCATCTGATCCCAGCAGTTGtggagaatctaccatcacaccTCATTCTGTCCACACTGAAGTTATTTCTTCTCTAGGGTTCTATCAACGTTATCGTAAGTTTCCCCGACAAATCACTAAGAAAAGCccttgtccttctcctcctcatcttaATCTTTAGCATCTCCCACTTGTGTCCTATTAATTTCCTCAACATCAACCACTTTTACCTACCCTTCATCTTCCTCTTACTTACCAACTCCAATGTTCATATCATCAGCCTAATCGCCATCACATTACCCCTGCTAACCATCCTTCTCCCCAATCTATACTCATCACaatcttctcttcctcctccttacCATCCTCCTTGCCCTATATCTTTCTCACCATCATCATCTCTGCCTCCTTCTTGTCCTCTATCCTTCCCATCACTATCTTCTCTGCCACCTCCTTACcatagcctcctcctcctcgtcgtcctcctcctcagATAAGACCCCTCTATCTTGCTCCTGTAGTCGGTACAGATGTTCTTCTCTCTGCAGATCTTTCGTCTCCTGCAGGTTTTTCAGCATCTGTTGGGGGAATCGGTTTGGGAAACAGATTCCGATGTGATCGACCACCGAGTTTTCCAGCCAGCAGGGTCCAAGGCAAAGGAGCCGGTCTGCCAGATAATGTCTGCAACACAAAGAGATGAAACCCAGATCATCCTGGGAAACGTGGGTGCAAAGCATCCTGGGAAACGATGGTGCAAAGCATCCTGGGAACCGATGGTGCAGAGCATCATAGGAATTATGAGTTTCCTCACCTGTAAAAGTGCTCAAAAGAATTGGCCAATTCAAGATCAGACAagaaaagcacaaaatccaggaACTGCTGGAGCTGCTCCAGGGATCGAAGATCAGAAGAATCACCACGAATCGCAGTTATCAGCCGATCAATATAACGAGCGAATTGCTCCATCACCTGTTATATATAGCAAAAGCACAGAAACAACATAAACCAGAGTGGAAGAAGGGGTCGAATCTGTCTATAGACCACAAATGGGGCCACAGACTCACATGCAGCGCGGTCAGGAAGGACAGCTGTAACAGCCCCTCACAGAAACCCTGGCGCAGAGATAGTAAAAACCGTGTCTGCTGTCCAAACATCTCATCCATGGCGCGTCGGAGAGACCGGTACATAAAGCAGAAGCGGGAAGCCAAATCCTCATCATTCCAGGACATTTCTAGGAAGCGCTGCACCTGGTGGACACAAAAAGAATTACACCAAGCAACGGCAGACACACTTATCCCTGACAATGCAAGAGCAGCTGCTACCTGCTTCCGGACCACTCCCTGCCAGCACTGAGCAATCCCCGCCAAACTGCTCCATCCAGAACCAGAGGGTCTCACACAAGGACTCAGGGTTTCCCGACTCTTCCCATCTGAGGAGACAAACATACGTAACACCAGAGACCCCTCCCCTGCCTCATAAATACACCAATCTGTCCCCTCCCTCAAAAGCATACACAATATGGGATCGGTGGGGTCTTACCCCATCTACCTCATAAGCTTAGGCACCTGGTGGCATCTGACGCGTCCACTGATCACCTTTACAGAGGATAAGTTGTATTTATGGGAGGCCCAGAAAATGTTTTCAGGTCAGGGACAGACGAGGCAGGTCTGCAGCAGAAGGTTTCCACAGATTCTAAGAATAATTTCTCAGCGGCTGGGGCGGATTTCAACCAGATAGGATATCTTTATTGTGCAATTAGTGCCACTTGATTCTTCTGCCCATTGAGACGGCTCCTCCATCCCATACACAAAGACCCACTTCTGCTCATTAACCTCAGATTGAGACCTTTATCCTCTCCACCACCAAAGAGACCCTCTCACCCACCCAACATGGAGACCATTACCATGTGATGGAATCTGATACTCACTGTTCTTGCTGGGGGGCTTCAGTGGGGCAGTGTCTTGGGGACTGGTGTCCACATGGACCAGGAGATGGCTCAGCCTCCGTACTCGGGAGTTGAAGATTGAAGTTTGGGCCTTGGATCGTCGGGTCCCCTGAACATTCTCCAGGTAGCGGGTGAGAAGCCAGCTGAGGGGGCTCACTTCCCCAGGGTCTGGAAGAGAGAAGGCACAGTGACTGTCCGGTCCATGAGGTGGGAAGCTAATGGAGGGTCTGGAAGGTTCTGTACCTGAGGCGGTGATGCTCCTCACTAGGGGGGATATCAGCGCCTCCCAGCAGGTGCGGCCCAGGGCCTTTGCAGCCTCATCGTCTGCCAGAAAGCGATCAGCAAACTCCTGCTCATGTGACAAGGCGCGGTTCAACCTGCAACAAGATGGTCAATCAATGACCAAAGAGGAGACGGACCCCCATACACTCCCCATCACAGGTGACACCCGGTACCTGCCGAACAGCTGCAGTAGACGCTCCTTCTTCTCACAAATCTCCTGCCCCCAGCTGTGAGCGCGACTGGTGTAGAAGAGGAACGTTCTCATGCAAAGCTGCTCCTTAAACACCGGCCACAACGTCGGCTTTGGCCCCAAGACTTCCAGGCCACGCACCCGCGTATCAATGCCGCCCTGCACGGAGACAGCGCTATATGACAACCGCCGGGCTAAGAGCTCAACAAAGTCACACAATGGCAGCGCATTACCTGCTGACATCGCTTTATCTTCACCTGGACCACCGGCCAGAAACGGGTGGCGTTCTCCAGGACCACAATGCGGGAGGCAGAGCTGGAGATGTTCACCTGAAGGAGAGAAGATTCACGTCAATAATGAATGAGCAACGGTGCCCTCTGACCTCAGGGGTTCACATTACTGTACAACCAAATAATAACCCAACAATCCCTGCAATGTCACATGATATAACTCTGCACTGCCCCCCAAGCTGTCAGGATAGATGACGCCATGACTGACCGCGTTCAGCTCCGTGCTGATATTGGACGCGTTCTCTCCACCCATAACAAGCACCCGAGCCGGCATGTAACTGGAGTCTTCACTGGCCACGGTCAGCGCCAgctgcctgcagggg contains the following coding sequences:
- the CUL9 gene encoding cullin-9 isoform X2, with the protein product MLVGERRNGNLLVQLGPKLQAHPEELLRQRWSVDSHVEYLIRWAVHNTEESGAGSSGTTSQGENKSSNILMWMSAEEVYSNCPTLLGKRKPEGPGVPEEKTTGAPDEGALQEMTEDVRMLVQRAARQMSHSCGPDSSILNTIHVLSAYASIGSLAGVFKETGALDLLMKMLCNSEKQIRKNAGKMLRALASHDAGSRAHVLLSLSQQDGIEQHMDFESRFTLLQLFAETTSSEEHCISFDGIHLPQIPGKQLFSLVKRYLCVTSLLDQLSSDRPDRNEKIRLQRQFDFCMAMGSLICELVRVMGWVSERPQKTEISQDLEQHRTFRSIFQPLSTSSSSLQIAVAPPVRTTPAKKKPGKEFMTPSDFMSRNAYVDYIQEALKPGMTVRMLEDYEEISSGDEGVFRQSNNGMPPVQVLWRSTGRTYWVHWHMVEIVSSGDQSEDISPDKASSSGDGVRVPAVAPAVACKPSGGMYTLPYLGAVVCEERGGLRQDEWWEILFFIRRLEPQEQQELQDLMRQNLEDKCSLDEHTLMQHPVSLEMAHKILSFLGEHCSGSTLSDLQSSHIYAKYILQPGKQRSFPSQGPQERSAQGGLIPKKPKNEDHQNVEKPGAKSGGEPSDLHLLSNLLSQEGVSIPTADDKCKGNLQGKSKGISLEILLDTLEKVKKSTCGAEALSSAVQVMLQQSGDEVHAAKSEARSNREKIVKMLVEILSNQMKDQLLVVTGLQLTYVLMSKYDWRVMFATEGGVRAVLGCMQEHHSSAAIQHIGLAVLKVLTGVGSCDLRGSSRRYALNPGDAQVMKEIFSSIGSAASGSSTSLLSVIPEAISKLQGTEGCIASVYNGLLVIRMLTENHEALTEQLSGGELSTILQSFTGDSNSMFSRLDLCIQKQLRDLIKNSQDKSGSDTKEFTPAQALQDMDVAWLLSGLKDSRLCRELLPSLERCVCDDASSLPCDVSKLLTDPDLFLQLLASLEQLRSEKQLQLSVYRILNKCLSFYQEDALPWHRSIEPCLTSLVSTTSDLEVLQEVVSFLHRLASVNKDCAVVMCRLGAKETLNKVLEKQSATLLQATELRDLLTDCEKYSSLYQKMATSILAGCIQMVLGQIEEHRRCQQQINIPFFDVFLRNLCQGSSVEVKEDKCWEKIEVSSNPHRASKLTDGNPKSYWESIGSTGSHYINIFMHRGVVIRQLALTVASEDSSYMPARVLVMGGENASNISTELNAVNISSSASRIVVLENATRFWPVVQVKIKRCQQGGIDTRVRGLEVLGPKPTLWPVFKEQLCMRTFLFYTSRAHSWGQEICEKKERLLQLFGRLNRALSHEQEFADRFLADDEAAKALGRTCWEALISPLVRSITASDPGEVSPLSWLLTRYLENVQGTRRSKAQTSIFNSRVRRLSHLLVHVDTSPQDTAPLKPPSKNNGKSRETLSPCVRPSGSGWSSLAGIAQCWQGVVRKQVQRFLEMSWNDEDLASRFCFMYRSLRRAMDEMFGQQTRFLLSLRQGFCEGLLQLSFLTALHVMEQFARYIDRLITAIRGDSSDLRSLEQLQQFLDFVLFLSDLELANSFEHFYRHYLADRLLCLGPCWLENSVVDHIGICFPNRFPQQMLKNLQETKDLQREEHLYRLQEQDRGVLSEEEDDEEEEAMVMEESSGLRDENVEDTEVQIAVLSPRCWAISSLCYLDNPSKYFPETLSTPLLQFTDFYTKSQAALGSDLSQSRRLQWTWLGNAEVQYGDLMLRVSTLQMFILLLFNQHKEVQEETIIQSTGVAKPLVSQALAPLTAPGSILAYRDNGFLCVNDGGSVKRGTGKVLALLPAQTYLNVEEDEGRTMEKKRNIILCLITQIMKVEKELHIDNLVFRVIESCQKLDFGKNLKFLSFSCSHTDVLSCIMYLISQGYARRSDDSPHIIEYLSQEPSTPQKGKAHISLQSSDKKKPEVVAKPPSCGGAVEKAVLESVLLPMGRTLSQEEAWALMCQMVEQVSDTLSVTLDVAQHLLIHCKWNTDQLLQRYTEDPEGLLIASGLAVLEPHQPESPQPSCPVCVNPLSPLDKPPSLCCKHYCCKNCWNEYLTTRIEQNLVLTCTCPTSDCLAQPTSDFIRKIISSKDVIKKYEKSLLRGFVESCSNLTWCTNPQGCDRILCKEGLGNGAACAKCSWMSCFNCSFPEAHYPASCSHMSQWMDDGGFYEGMTLEAQSKHLTKLISKHCPSCQAPIEKNEGCLHMTCAKCNHGFCWRCLKPWKPTHKDYYNCSAMVSKAARQEKRFQDYNEKCTFQHQSKDFAVSLRNRLCVLNEEPPLRTLSLLITACRVLEMSRKVLGYSCVYSYYNQDSERLDVLESQTENLEFHVNALQILLEYSLLQSEDLACSVRLLSPDKYNSALELARRVQERLNGILQHSTQDFCVGFLSDSNENGTKAQNVADMAGFLGATDNIDDASDSVDTAGEQDDDDEDDDEEEDEDYVPDYVPEWNVEYDAELDEDEFTYDEDDDSENLDPDSFIFEDYDGEVYK